A genome region from Clostridium sp. JN-9 includes the following:
- a CDS encoding FMN-binding protein, with translation MNRKRILAMVAAATLTFTILSGCGSKSTTQTSTTAGKYKDGTYKAAYDKFDGHGWKAQVSIDVKDGKIATVNFDYVDKDGKLKSKNTGYETAMKKVNKVGPAEYTVTLDKALVEKQDISKVEAVTGATESSNNFKKLSTAALDNSAKGDTKDAVVRLYKDGTYKAEYKDFDSHGWKEQFEVVIKDGSIASSKFDAVNKDGKLKTQDAGYEESMKKVTKIGPVEYSDMLSKVLPEKQNIGEAPATLTGATESLADFKSLAASALDNAAQGKTETALLDLPKPAK, from the coding sequence ATGAATAGAAAGCGTATTTTAGCAATGGTGGCAGCTGCTACATTAACATTTACAATACTAAGCGGCTGTGGCTCTAAATCAACCACACAAACATCAACTACAGCAGGAAAATATAAAGATGGTACATATAAAGCAGCATATGATAAATTCGATGGACATGGATGGAAGGCTCAGGTATCAATCGATGTTAAAGACGGTAAAATAGCTACTGTTAATTTTGATTATGTAGATAAGGATGGAAAACTTAAATCAAAAAATACTGGCTATGAAACAGCTATGAAAAAAGTAAATAAGGTTGGTCCTGCTGAATATACAGTAACTCTTGATAAAGCATTAGTAGAAAAGCAGGATATATCAAAGGTTGAGGCAGTTACAGGAGCAACAGAATCTTCAAATAACTTTAAGAAATTAAGCACAGCAGCTCTTGATAATTCAGCTAAGGGAGATACAAAAGATGCTGTTGTAAGACTATATAAAGATGGCACTTATAAAGCTGAATACAAAGATTTTGACAGCCATGGCTGGAAAGAACAATTTGAGGTTGTTATAAAAGACGGTTCAATAGCATCATCAAAATTTGATGCTGTGAATAAGGATGGAAAGCTTAAAACTCAGGATGCAGGATACGAAGAATCCATGAAGAAGGTAACTAAAATAGGACCTGTAGAATATTCAGATATGTTAAGTAAAGTATTACCTGAAAAACAGAATATTGGTGAAGCTCCAGCAACATTAACAGGAGCAACAGAATCACTTGCTGATTTCAAAAGTTTAGCAGCAAGCGCACTTGATAATGCTGCACAAGGAAAAACAGAAACTGCATTACTTGATTTACCAAAGCCTGCAAAATAA
- a CDS encoding FAD-dependent oxidoreductase — translation MPKKTQIVILGAGYGGVHAAKKLAKRYKKDDNIEITLIDRNPYHTLMTSLHEIAGGRVDTDAVKVDLRKIFNKTKVDVVTEDIVKVDVKNNVLKSEYGEYHFDYLIVGTGSEPAFFGVPGVKENGFSLWSLEDAVKIHDHIEDMFKKASRERNEKKRKAMLTFIVAGGGFTGIETVGEIMEWKTTLSRDYNVDESEVRLMVVEALPSILNMLDKPSVEKAENYMKKKNIELHKNSPIIQVDPDFIKLKDGTEIPTNTLIWTCGVQGNEEAASIGVDMGKRGRLQANEYMQSTSNENVYIVGDIAYYEEKNSKGIPQIVETAMQTADTIVDNISADMEHKEKVKFKSNYHGFMVSIGGRYGVAHVGGMKLTGFFAMAMKHLVDMHYLFGIGGFNLIFKYLNHEFFSIKEKRSIMGGHLAAKSSTLWLVVLRLFVGIMWLIEGIGKIQQGWLKADHIYIVKTAAASGASEAASNTAQQAAAQAVPLLSQPPEFFNSFMNTFVAPYAHFFQVCVVLGEVALGLALIGGFLTFLCSLASIFLCINFILSAMAGKEILWYIFASITLMGGSGRAFGLDYYIQPAISKWWNNLRRGKQVPIYKQNSIGM, via the coding sequence ATGCCAAAAAAAACGCAAATCGTAATTTTAGGCGCTGGCTACGGTGGAGTCCATGCAGCCAAGAAATTAGCCAAAAGGTATAAGAAGGATGATAATATTGAAATCACATTGATAGATAGAAATCCTTATCATACTTTGATGACTTCGCTTCATGAAATTGCTGGAGGCAGAGTTGATACTGACGCAGTAAAGGTTGATTTAAGAAAAATATTTAATAAAACTAAGGTAGATGTAGTTACTGAAGATATAGTAAAGGTTGATGTTAAAAACAATGTTCTTAAATCAGAATATGGAGAATATCATTTTGACTATTTAATAGTTGGAACTGGTAGTGAACCAGCCTTCTTTGGCGTGCCTGGTGTAAAAGAAAATGGTTTTTCATTATGGTCACTTGAAGATGCAGTTAAAATCCATGATCATATTGAAGATATGTTTAAAAAAGCCAGTAGAGAAAGAAACGAAAAGAAAAGAAAGGCAATGCTTACATTTATAGTAGCCGGCGGTGGATTTACAGGAATCGAAACTGTTGGTGAAATTATGGAGTGGAAAACAACTTTAAGCAGAGATTATAATGTAGATGAATCTGAAGTTAGATTAATGGTTGTTGAGGCACTTCCTTCAATATTAAATATGCTAGACAAGCCTTCAGTTGAAAAAGCAGAAAATTATATGAAGAAAAAGAATATTGAATTGCATAAAAATTCGCCAATTATTCAAGTAGACCCTGATTTCATAAAGCTAAAGGATGGTACTGAAATTCCTACTAATACACTTATATGGACATGCGGAGTACAAGGTAATGAAGAAGCTGCATCAATTGGAGTGGATATGGGTAAAAGAGGCAGATTGCAGGCTAATGAATATATGCAGTCTACTTCAAATGAAAATGTATATATAGTTGGCGATATTGCCTATTATGAAGAAAAAAATTCCAAAGGTATTCCTCAGATTGTTGAAACAGCTATGCAGACAGCAGATACAATAGTTGATAACATATCTGCAGATATGGAGCATAAAGAAAAAGTTAAATTCAAGTCAAATTATCACGGCTTTATGGTATCAATTGGAGGAAGATATGGAGTTGCCCATGTTGGCGGTATGAAACTTACAGGTTTCTTTGCTATGGCAATGAAGCACCTTGTTGATATGCACTATTTATTTGGAATAGGCGGTTTTAATTTAATTTTTAAATATCTAAATCATGAATTTTTCTCAATAAAAGAAAAGCGTTCAATTATGGGGGGACATTTAGCAGCTAAGTCCTCAACTTTATGGCTTGTTGTATTAAGGCTCTTCGTAGGAATTATGTGGTTAATAGAAGGTATTGGAAAAATACAACAGGGATGGTTAAAAGCCGATCATATTTATATAGTAAAAACTGCTGCAGCTTCAGGAGCTTCAGAAGCAGCAAGCAATACTGCCCAGCAGGCAGCTGCCCAGGCAGTTCCTTTACTTAGTCAGCCGCCAGAATTCTTTAATTCATTTATGAACACCTTTGTTGCTCCATATGCTCACTTCTTCCAGGTTTGTGTTGTACTTGGTGAAGTTGCTTTAGGGCTGGCACTTATTGGAGGGTTCCTGACTTTCTTATGCTCATTGGCATCAATTTTCTTATGTATAAACTTTATATTATCGGCTATGGCTGGTAAAGAGATACTTTGGTATATATTTGCATCAATTACACTTATGGGCGGTTCAGGAAGAGCATTTGGACTTGATTATTATATCCAGCCGGCCATATCTAAATGGTGGAATAATTTAAGACGTGGAAAACAGGTTCCAATTTATAAACAAAATTCAATTGGTATGTAA
- a CDS encoding NusG domain II-containing protein: MKKWDLIIIVFLIVISLIPGGFILLNKNKHYDQTYAEIMVSGKLYKKVSLSSHKGNETFQIKTDLGYNTIKVENNSISIIDADCRDKTCIKEGTISIPGQTIACLPHKLVVQIKGSNKSNVDIIAN, encoded by the coding sequence ATGAAAAAGTGGGACTTAATAATAATAGTATTTTTAATAGTTATTTCTCTTATCCCTGGAGGATTTATTTTATTAAACAAGAATAAACATTATGATCAGACATACGCAGAAATAATGGTATCAGGAAAACTTTATAAAAAAGTAAGTCTTAGCAGTCATAAAGGTAATGAAACCTTTCAAATTAAAACAGATTTAGGATATAATACAATTAAAGTTGAAAACAATAGTATATCCATTATAGATGCAGATTGCAGGGACAAGACATGCATAAAGGAAGGAACTATTAGTATACCTGGGCAGACTATTGCCTGCCTGCCTCATAAATTGGTAGTTCAGATTAAAGGCAGCAATAAGTCAAATGTAGATATAATTGCAAATTAA
- a CDS encoding Gx transporter family protein: MKSTKKMVYISLLVSQALVLYIIESMLPVPFIAPGAKLGLPNLITVIGLYTLSYGDTFLIVILRVILSTLFAGTMTSFLYSISGAVLSFIIMCIVKKIGSDKVSIIGVSAAGAVFHNVGQIIVAALVIQNINIALYLPILNITGIATGIFIGITANYAVTYVKRIPYLNNIK, translated from the coding sequence ATGAAAAGCACAAAGAAAATGGTTTATATTTCTTTATTGGTATCCCAGGCACTAGTGCTGTATATTATTGAATCCATGCTGCCTGTTCCCTTTATTGCTCCAGGTGCAAAGCTTGGCCTGCCTAATTTAATTACTGTTATCGGACTTTATACTTTATCATATGGGGACACATTTTTAATTGTAATATTAAGAGTAATATTATCAACATTATTTGCTGGAACAATGACCAGTTTTTTATATAGCATAAGCGGTGCTGTTTTAAGCTTTATAATAATGTGTATTGTAAAAAAAATAGGATCAGACAAAGTCAGTATTATTGGAGTAAGTGCAGCTGGTGCAGTTTTTCACAATGTTGGTCAAATTATTGTAGCAGCTTTAGTAATACAAAATATTAATATTGCTCTGTATCTGCCAATACTTAATATTACAGGTATCGCTACTGGAATATTCATAGGAATAACTGCAAACTATGCTGTTACTTATGTTAAAAGGATTCCATATTTAAATAATATTAAATAA
- a CDS encoding polyprenyl synthetase family protein: protein MDKFWDEYPTIKNDLNYVVKIMEKNVKCRDKVIENSILDLIYSGGKLLRPAFVLIASRFGEENREKACSLAAVIEMLHMATLVHDDIIDDSKLRRGNETIQSRYGKDYAVYIGDFLFGVCFKLLSENSSLKQINIDSNSMSRICLGEVNQLNSRFNLNLSVKSYLNRISAKTAELFSLSFYTGASMANCSEKLSRQLWHIGHNIGMAFQIIDDVLDYSSSNAVLGKSTANDLKQGIFTLPIIYAIAADKNAFNGLLEKHYFSDKDINSIINIVKSSGSIYECNKLASKYSNKAFNLIEKLPKGDNSEMLDSIVKKLLVRKY from the coding sequence ATGGACAAGTTTTGGGATGAATATCCAACAATAAAAAATGATTTAAATTATGTAGTTAAAATTATGGAAAAAAACGTTAAATGCAGAGATAAAGTTATTGAAAATTCAATTTTGGATTTAATATATTCAGGAGGCAAATTGTTAAGGCCTGCCTTTGTTCTTATAGCTTCTCGTTTTGGCGAGGAAAACAGAGAAAAAGCCTGCTCATTAGCTGCAGTTATAGAAATGTTACATATGGCAACCCTTGTTCATGATGACATAATAGATGATTCTAAACTAAGGAGAGGAAATGAGACAATACAATCAAGATATGGTAAGGACTATGCAGTTTATATAGGTGATTTTTTATTTGGTGTGTGCTTTAAACTGCTATCAGAAAATTCATCTTTAAAACAGATTAATATTGACAGCAACTCCATGTCAAGAATATGCCTGGGGGAAGTAAATCAGCTTAACTCCAGATTTAATTTGAATTTATCTGTTAAATCATACTTAAATAGAATATCTGCAAAGACTGCTGAACTTTTCTCACTTAGCTTTTATACTGGTGCTTCTATGGCAAATTGCAGTGAAAAACTTTCAAGACAGCTTTGGCACATTGGTCACAATATTGGAATGGCATTTCAAATCATAGATGATGTCCTTGATTATTCCTCCAGCAATGCTGTTTTAGGTAAGTCCACTGCCAATGATTTAAAACAAGGTATCTTTACATTACCTATAATTTATGCAATTGCAGCTGATAAAAATGCCTTTAATGGTTTATTGGAAAAGCATTACTTCTCTGACAAGGATATAAATTCCATAATCAATATAGTTAAAAGCTCAGGAAGTATTTATGAATGTAATAAACTAGCCTCCAAATATTCAAATAAAGCTTTCAATCTAATTGAGAAACTTCCTAAAGGTGACAACAGTGAAATGTTAGACAGCATAGTTAAAAAGCTGCTTGTTAGAAAATACTAA
- a CDS encoding LysR family transcriptional regulator, which produces MQLEYFKYFYDVAHEKSISKVALKSHISQSALSKQIQKLEDSLGVKLMDRSNRGVELTEAGKITLKYSENILKNYVRLGEVLQSYILNDNVVKIDACWSMAAYVMPSIVYEMKKKFKDYSFQITSNDCEKIEENVLQDVSDVGIVYRLPENKSIVHYKLSCDKFCLVSSFDMNMPEKIKLEDIFNYPMLMLSGNPGIIHVVSAKLREINRSYKDLNVVFTVDSVESIKYSLKKGQGVAILPYMAVKEEIKNDILKETFVENLNMEYNIYLIYKKQPSKKIKNFVVAFKQLCKAAMD; this is translated from the coding sequence ATGCAACTGGAATACTTTAAATACTTTTATGATGTGGCACATGAGAAAAGCATTTCTAAGGTGGCTTTAAAATCTCATATTTCTCAATCAGCCTTAAGTAAGCAGATTCAAAAGCTGGAGGACTCCTTAGGAGTTAAACTCATGGATAGAAGCAATAGAGGCGTAGAACTTACTGAAGCTGGAAAAATAACATTAAAATATTCAGAAAATATTCTGAAAAATTATGTCCGGTTAGGTGAAGTTCTGCAAAGTTATATTTTAAATGATAATGTGGTTAAAATAGATGCTTGCTGGTCAATGGCAGCATATGTTATGCCATCCATAGTTTATGAAATGAAAAAAAAGTTCAAAGATTACAGCTTTCAGATAACTTCTAACGACTGTGAAAAGATTGAAGAAAATGTTCTCCAGGATGTCAGTGACGTAGGAATTGTTTACAGATTACCTGAAAATAAATCAATAGTGCATTATAAACTGAGCTGTGATAAGTTTTGTTTAGTAAGCAGTTTTGACATGAACATGCCTGAAAAGATAAAATTGGAGGATATCTTTAATTATCCTATGCTTATGTTAAGTGGTAATCCGGGTATAATACATGTTGTAAGTGCTAAATTAAGAGAAATTAACAGGAGTTATAAAGATTTAAATGTAGTTTTTACTGTAGATTCAGTGGAATCCATTAAATATTCATTAAAAAAGGGACAAGGTGTAGCTATCCTGCCTTATATGGCTGTGAAAGAAGAAATAAAAAATGATATTTTAAAAGAGACATTTGTTGAAAATTTAAATATGGAGTACAATATTTATCTTATTTACAAAAAACAGCCTAGTAAAAAAATAAAAAACTTTGTGGTAGCTTTTAAGCAGCTTTGTAAAGCAGCTATGGACTAA
- a CDS encoding RNA-guided endonuclease TnpB family protein translates to MKKLKKAYKTEIKPTEEQITKIHRTIGVSRFIYNFYVSHNKEVYEREKKFVSGMDFSRWLNNEYIPSNIDKLWIKGVSSKATKQAIMNGEKAFKKFFNGKSGFPKFKKKKNQDVKAYFPKNNKTDWTIERHRIKIPTLGWVRLKEYGYIPANGRITSGTVSQKADRYYVSVLVDEDIQVNNKPHSEGIGIDLGLKDFAICSNGITKKNINKTKTVKKAEKKLKREQRKLSRKYESLKLRNKKEKGEAARQNIQKQIVKVQKLHQKLTNIRTDYINKTVSELIKQKPSFITIEDLNTKGMMKNRHLAKAVAQQKFYEFRIKLISKAKQNNIEIRVVDRFYPSSKTCSCCGNIKKDLKLSDRVYKCVNCNTSIDRDLNASINLANAKEYKIA, encoded by the coding sequence ATGAAGAAGTTGAAAAAAGCATACAAAACAGAGATTAAACCAACAGAAGAACAGATAACTAAAATTCATCGAACAATTGGTGTAAGCAGGTTCATATATAACTTTTATGTTTCACATAATAAGGAAGTTTACGAAAGAGAAAAGAAATTTGTAAGTGGCATGGATTTTTCGAGGTGGCTTAACAATGAGTATATTCCTAGCAATATAGATAAACTTTGGATTAAAGGAGTATCTTCCAAAGCTACTAAACAAGCTATTATGAATGGAGAAAAAGCTTTTAAAAAGTTTTTTAATGGTAAATCTGGTTTCCCAAAGTTTAAGAAAAAGAAAAACCAAGATGTTAAAGCCTACTTTCCTAAAAACAATAAAACAGATTGGACTATTGAAAGGCATAGAATTAAAATACCAACTTTAGGTTGGGTTAGACTCAAGGAATACGGCTATATACCAGCTAATGGCAGAATAACAAGTGGAACAGTAAGTCAAAAAGCTGATAGATATTATGTTTCTGTATTAGTTGATGAAGATATTCAAGTAAACAATAAGCCCCATTCAGAAGGAATAGGTATAGACCTTGGGCTAAAGGATTTTGCAATTTGCAGTAATGGAATAACTAAGAAGAATATTAATAAAACTAAAACAGTTAAAAAAGCAGAAAAGAAACTAAAACGTGAGCAAAGAAAGCTTTCAAGGAAATATGAAAGTTTAAAATTAAGAAATAAAAAAGAGAAAGGGGAAGCTGCTCGTCAAAATATCCAAAAACAAATAGTCAAGGTACAAAAACTTCATCAAAAACTTACAAATATTAGAACTGATTATATTAATAAAACAGTAAGTGAGTTAATAAAGCAAAAACCAAGCTTTATAACAATAGAGGATTTAAATACAAAAGGAATGATGAAGAACCGTCATTTAGCAAAGGCAGTTGCACAACAAAAGTTTTATGAATTTAGAATTAAACTTATTTCAAAAGCAAAACAAAATAATATAGAAATAAGAGTAGTTGATAGATTTTATCCAAGTAGTAAAACTTGCAGCTGCTGCGGAAATATTAAAAAGGATTTAAAACTATCAGATAGGGTGTATAAATGTGTTAATTGCAATACTTCTATTGATAGAGATTTAAATGCTTCAATCAATTTAGCTAATGCTAAAGAATATAAGATAGCTTAA
- a CDS encoding response regulator, giving the protein MTEQKDILFVDDDSYILNQLNIMFKNSDYNVHFAKAADEALDILIHDKIDVIASDMILPDKSGLDLIKIVKNKYPYIVRIFLVEINQISSTLDFINNGDIYRFIEKPLKNADQIISTIKNAVLYADFLKSKPVNDSSSDSITISLEAVKDIIDLYKRQYFIVKNNNLIVLVSSCLDSKMKVNSFLDEYDINFNLYHKRMLDQNNTLYIRRSQYI; this is encoded by the coding sequence ATGACTGAACAAAAAGATATTTTATTTGTTGATGATGACAGCTATATCCTTAATCAGTTAAATATAATGTTTAAAAATAGTGATTACAATGTGCATTTTGCCAAAGCAGCAGATGAGGCTTTGGACATTCTTATTCATGATAAGATTGATGTAATAGCATCAGATATGATATTGCCGGATAAAAGCGGTCTTGATTTAATAAAAATTGTTAAGAATAAATATCCATATATAGTCAGAATATTTCTTGTTGAAATAAATCAGATTTCTTCCACATTAGATTTCATTAATAATGGTGACATTTACAGGTTTATTGAAAAGCCATTGAAAAATGCAGATCAGATAATTTCAACTATAAAAAATGCTGTACTTTATGCTGATTTTCTTAAAAGCAAACCAGTTAATGATAGTAGTTCGGATAGTATAACCATTTCACTTGAAGCAGTAAAAGATATAATTGATTTATACAAAAGGCAATATTTTATAGTAAAAAACAATAATTTAATAGTATTAGTATCATCATGCCTTGACAGTAAAATGAAAGTTAATTCTTTCCTTGATGAATATGATATTAATTTTAATTTATATCATAAGAGAATGTTAGATCAGAATAATACTTTATATATTAGAAGATCACAATATATTTAA
- a CDS encoding SHOCT domain-containing protein — translation MFCGRFGYGGFGNGFGRGFGGFNSSFFLITMGIRIIILIAIIFIIVKLFKKYTNSSNSALKILDEKFAKGEISEEEYLKRKNIIFKK, via the coding sequence ATGTTTTGTGGAAGATTTGGTTATGGCGGATTTGGCAATGGTTTTGGAAGAGGCTTTGGCGGATTCAACAGCAGCTTTTTCTTAATAACAATGGGCATCAGAATTATTATTTTAATAGCTATTATCTTCATTATAGTTAAGCTGTTTAAAAAATATACTAATAGCTCAAACAGTGCTCTTAAAATACTAGATGAAAAGTTTGCAAAGGGTGAGATTTCAGAAGAGGAATATTTAAAAAGAAAAAATATTATTTTTAAAAAGTAG
- a CDS encoding response regulator transcription factor has translation MNGNVKILVVDDEQKILDVIKAYLIKEGYEVVTALDGAGALNIINSQTIHLVILDLMLPKISGEEVCKNIRAHSQIPIIMLTAKADEDNKIEGLAIGADDYITKPFSTRELVGRVKALLRRTYREDNTLAEHLSFNNGDIEVDINKMIVKKNGNPLSFTVNEFKVLVVLLSNPGEVFSREKLVEKAFGYDYGGTDRNIDTYIKNIRQKIEDNPREPVYIQTIYGLGYKFGRNNQ, from the coding sequence TTGAATGGTAATGTAAAAATTTTAGTTGTGGATGATGAGCAGAAAATCCTTGATGTTATAAAGGCATATTTAATTAAAGAAGGATATGAAGTTGTAACTGCATTAGATGGTGCAGGTGCTTTAAATATTATAAATTCACAAACAATACATCTTGTCATATTAGACCTGATGCTTCCTAAAATTTCAGGTGAGGAAGTATGCAAGAATATAAGAGCACATTCTCAGATTCCAATAATTATGCTTACAGCAAAAGCAGATGAAGACAATAAAATAGAGGGGCTTGCTATTGGTGCTGACGACTATATTACAAAACCTTTTAGTACCAGAGAATTAGTGGGAAGAGTTAAAGCTTTGCTTAGAAGAACATACAGAGAGGACAATACTTTAGCTGAGCATTTATCCTTTAATAATGGAGATATTGAAGTTGATATTAATAAAATGATTGTTAAAAAAAATGGGAATCCCCTATCTTTTACCGTAAATGAATTTAAGGTTCTGGTGGTTCTTCTTTCAAATCCAGGTGAAGTATTTTCTAGAGAAAAACTAGTGGAAAAAGCCTTTGGATATGACTATGGCGGAACTGATAGAAATATTGATACATATATTAAAAACATCAGACAGAAAATTGAGGATAATCCAAGAGAACCTGTTTATATTCAGACAATTTATGGGTTGGGTTACAAATTTGGGAGGAATAATCAGTGA
- a CDS encoding HAMP domain-containing sensor histidine kinase, whose amino-acid sequence MKVTLKKKLSFGFLAAVLGSLIIAGFISNVMINKLFSTYLKNENNSKIDKAVTMVSELYDENNKLSDSAKQQLQRYSQMENMCIEILDSDGGQIYTSGIPNHNGMKNMGAMMGHGMHSLMTKNNGDYTEEKHDLIKGSKKAGTIVCGYFSSSLMTNGAVTFIMTLNKSFVISAIIALIFGLLLSIMISNQLSKPLVEITHTANEMRNGNLQLRSDVNSSTKEIQDLSLSINYLAETLNHQEIYRKRMTSDMAHEIRTPLTVLKTHVEALIDGIWEPSTEIFESFYEEIERLNKLVDNLRDLSKLEESKLNLIKCKFNLSDEINKIILNFKPLFDKSNFNLMCEIDDNINVIMDKDKLNQIMQNIIFNAYKYLNTNGTVLVSLKSKHENAIIKVSDTGAGISEEDLPHIFERFYRSDSSRDTHTGGSGLGLTITKTLVEAHSGSISVNSKLGHGSEFTIVMPVVVANKNN is encoded by the coding sequence GTGAAGGTTACATTAAAGAAAAAATTATCTTTTGGCTTTCTTGCAGCTGTACTGGGTTCATTAATAATTGCAGGTTTCATATCAAATGTTATGATAAACAAATTATTTAGCACCTATTTAAAAAATGAAAATAATTCAAAGATTGATAAAGCTGTTACTATGGTAAGCGAATTATATGATGAAAATAATAAACTTTCTGATTCTGCAAAGCAGCAGCTTCAAAGATATTCTCAAATGGAAAATATGTGTATTGAAATTCTGGATTCAGATGGCGGGCAGATTTATACTTCTGGAATACCTAATCATAATGGTATGAAAAACATGGGTGCCATGATGGGCCATGGAATGCACAGTCTAATGACTAAAAACAATGGAGACTACACTGAAGAAAAGCATGATTTAATTAAAGGCAGCAAAAAAGCAGGCACTATAGTCTGCGGTTACTTTAGCAGTTCACTTATGACCAATGGTGCAGTAACATTTATTATGACTCTTAACAAATCCTTTGTTATCTCTGCAATAATAGCTTTAATATTTGGTTTATTGCTTAGCATTATGATTTCAAATCAGCTTTCAAAACCTTTAGTTGAAATAACACATACTGCCAATGAAATGAGAAATGGAAATCTTCAATTAAGGTCTGATGTAAATAGCAGCACAAAAGAAATACAAGACTTATCTCTTTCTATAAATTATCTAGCTGAAACCCTTAATCATCAGGAAATTTACAGAAAAAGAATGACCTCAGATATGGCACATGAAATACGCACTCCATTAACTGTGTTAAAAACTCATGTGGAGGCATTAATTGACGGAATATGGGAACCAAGTACTGAGATATTTGAAAGTTTTTATGAAGAAATAGAAAGATTAAATAAATTAGTAGATAATTTAAGAGATTTATCAAAACTTGAGGAGTCCAAATTAAATTTAATTAAATGTAAATTTAATCTTTCTGATGAAATAAACAAAATAATTCTCAACTTTAAACCCCTGTTTGATAAAAGTAATTTTAATTTAATGTGTGAAATTGATGATAATATAAATGTAATTATGGATAAGGATAAGCTTAATCAAATAATGCAAAATATAATTTTTAATGCTTATAAATATCTTAATACAAATGGTACTGTATTAGTAAGTTTGAAATCAAAACATGAAAATGCCATAATTAAAGTTTCAGATACTGGTGCAGGAATCAGTGAGGAAGATCTGCCCCACATATTTGAGAGATTTTACAGAAGTGATTCCTCGAGAGACACTCATACTGGAGGTTCAGGCTTAGGGCTTACCATTACAAAAACTTTAGTAGAAGCCCATAGTGGTTCAATTTCAGTTAATAGTAAGCTAGGTCATGGTTCGGAATTTACCATTGTTATGCCTGTAGTTGTAGCTAATAAAAACAATTAA